ACGATTACAGATGCTTCGGGCCGTACACTTTCGGGACAAACTACGGAAGCATTTTTGACTTCAATATCACATTTACCGCTTTTATCGGTTGGTTTAAACTGTGCTTTGGGTGCTGACTTGATGCGTCCCTATGTACAAATTCTGGCAAACAATTCGCCTTTTTATACTTCGGCTCACCCCAATGCAGGTTTGCCAAATGAAATGGGTGAATACGATGAATCACCGGAACAAATGGGTGAAGTTATTGACGGGTTTTTGAGGGATAACCTTATCAATATTATCGGAGGATGCTGCGGAACTACGCCGGGACATATTCGCGTGATTGCGGATCTTGCCGGGAAATACAAGCCAAGAGAAATTCCAAAATCTGAAAAAACATTAAAGCTTTCTGGTCTGGAACCGATGGACATTACCAAAATGACCAATTTTGTCAATATTGGTGAGCGTTGTAATGTTTCGGGTTCTAAAATGTTTGCCAGACTTATCCGTACCGGAAAGTTTGATGAAGCCTTGGCCATTGCCCGTGATCAGGTAGAAAACGGTGCGCAGGTTATTGACATCAACATGGATGAGGGTATGATTGATGGCGTGGAAGCAATGAAAACTTTCGTGAACCTGATCGCTGCTGAACCTGACATTTCGCGCGTACCGCTCATGATCGATTCCTCGAAATGGGAAGTGATTGAAGCTGGTTTGAAATGTACCCAGGGAAAAGCCATTGTTAACTCGATATCATTAAAAGAAGGAGAGGAGAAATTTAAAGAATCTGCAAGAGCAGTTTTGCGTTACGGCGCTGCTGCTGTGGTGATGGCTTTTGATGAAATCGGACAAGCGGATAATCTCGAACGAAGAAAAGAAATTTGTTCAAGGGCTTACCGAATTCTGGTGGATGAAGTTGGTTTCCCGCCACAGGATATCATTTTTGACCCAAACATCCTGACCGTTGCGACGGGGATGGAGGAACATAATAACTATGCGGTAGATTTTATTGAATCTGTCAAATGGATTAAAGAAAACCTGCCTTATGCAAAAGTTTCCGGTGGTGTTTCCAACGTATCATTCAGTTTCCGTGGAAATGAACTGGTTCGTGAAGCAATTCATACGGCCTTTTTATATCACGCCATCAGAGCCGGTATGGATATGGGCATTGTAAACGCCGGTCAGCTTGGTATTTATGATGAAATTCCAAAAGACATTCTGGAACTGGTTGAGGATGTACTTTTAAACCGCAATGCAGAAGCAACTGAAAAACTTGTAAGTTTTGCCGAAACGGTAAAAGACAAAGGAAAAGTAGCGACCGGCCCGGATCTTAGCTGGAGAGAATTGCCAGTGAGAGAGCGGATCAGCCATGCTTTGGTAAAAGGCAATGCTGAGTATATTGAGATAGATGTTGAAGAATGTCTTCCAATGTTTTCGCGTCCTTTGGAAATCATCGAAGGTCCGCTGATGGACGGGATGAGTATTGTCGGAGATTTGTTTGGAGAAGGAAAAATGTTTCTTCCCCAGGTTGTGAAATCTGCCCGTGTAATGAAAAAAGCGGTGGCATTTTTACAACCTTATATAGAAGCAGAAAAACAGGAAGGATCGTCTTTCGCAGGAAAGATTTTGCTGGCTACCGTAAAGGGAGACGTGCATGATATTGGAAAAAATATTGTGGGTGTTGTACTGGGCTGTAACAATTATGAAATCATCGATCTTGGCGTAATGGTACCAACGGACAAAATCCTGGCGGCTGCTATTGAGCACAATGTTGATATCATAGGTCTTTCCGGATTGATTACACCGTCACTGGACGAAATGGTTGGTGTTGCAAAAGAAATGGAACGCCGTCATTTTAAAATGCCGCTTTTGATTGGCGGTGCAACGACTTCCCGTATTCACACAGCCGTAAAAATCGATCCGAATTATTCTGGCGCTGTTATTCACGTGCTGGATGCTTCAAGATCAGTGCCGGTTGCCGGGAAATTGATTCAGAGTGATTTGAGCCAGGCGCAGGTTTTGACTGATATCAAAGGAGAATATGCAAAACTTCGTGATGATCATGCAAAGAGAGGTGGAGAAAAAGCGCATCATTCCATTGAGAAATCGCGTGAGAATAAGGTAAAGATTGACTGGAAAGATTTCAAGGCAATCAAGCCTCAGTTTTTAGGAATGCGTGTTTATGACGATTATGATCTTGCTGAAATATCAAAATATATTGACTGGACGCCATTTTTCCAAACCTGGCAGCTGCATGGGAAATATCCTAAAATATTTGAAGATAAGGTCGTTGGAGAAGAAGCAACACGATTATTTGAAGATGCAGCCGTACTTCTTGGACAAATTATTCGTGATAAAAGTCTGAAAGCACGTGCAGTACTTGGTTTCTGGCCGGCGAATTCTATTGGTGATGATATCGTTTTGCATCATTACGAAGAAGAAGTAAAACAAACTTCGTGTGAACGTCACGGTTCGCATGAGCATATTGAATACAAGATTAGTCAGCACACGCTTGAACAGGTGAACGGCGGCGAATTGGTGAATGATACAATGAAAGTGTTACATCATTTGCGCCAGCAAACGGAAAAAGCGAAAGGTTTGGCCAATTATTGTTTGTCTGATTTTGTAGCACCACTGGAAAGCGGTCATCTGGATTATATAGGAGGTTTTGCCGTTACTGCCGGAATCGGGATTGAAGCTTTAATTGAAAAATTTGAAGCTGATCATGACGATTATAACAGTATCATGGTAAAAGCCTTGGCCGATCGTTTGGTAGAGGCCCTGACTGAGCTGATGCACGAACGTGTGCGAAAGGAAATCTGGGGACATTCTCCGGAAGAGGATTTTACGAATGAAGAGCTGATCAAAGAAGCGTATACCGGTATTCGTCCGGCGCCAGGATATCCTGCAAGTCCAGACCATACTGAAAAACGTATGTTGTTTGATTTGCTTGAAGCTGAAAGACTGGGGATTACGTTAACCGAAAGTTATGCCATGTATCCTGCGAGCAGCGTGAGCGGATGGTATTTTTCACATCCGGAAAGTCGGTATTTCCCGGTTGGGAAAATCTTTAAAGACCAGGTTGAAGATTATGCAAGAAGAAAAAATATGCCGCTGGAAGAAATTGAAAAATGGCTTGCTCCGGTTTTAGGCTATTAATAGTAGTAAGGTTCAATTTTGCAGAAGAGAGTCGGGAAGCCGGCTCTCTTTTTTTTGTCGTAATCCGAATCGTTACTTTTCACGTAGATGTACGTACAGATATTGGGTATTACTACGCTATTTTTTGTAAAAAATATTTAAAACCTTTGTAAGATGCTGATACTGTTTATGATGTATCAACGTTTGTATTTATAGCCAGGAAAAATTTAAGAAACACCAGCATACACATCATCATGAAAAGGAATATTTTAATTTTTGTTTTTCTGATTTTAGCCGCTACTTCTTTTAAGTACAGGTCTAAAACACAAGCAGGTATTTTGAACCCGGATTCAAGAGTACTTATCGAGCAAACGGCAGATTCATCGAATGATCCCGTTACAATTGTAAAAACGGAAAATGATGAAATTAGAAGTCTTGATAATCAGGAACGGGAAGCATATATTAAAAAAGATACGGTTACGCTTTCCCGCTTATGGTCCCCAAATCTTATTGTGACAAATCCAGATAACAGTGTAAAAACGATTTCTGATATCAAAAACGATTTTTCAAAGTCCTCAAAGTCAATTCCAGCTTTCGATCGGATTATTGAAAAGATTACTATAAATGATAATGTGGCTATCGTAATGGGTCATGAAAATGCCATAACTTCAAACGCTTTGGAGTTTAAAGAAAAAAATATCAACAGAAGATTTTCCAATATCTGGATGAAAGACGGAAGTACCTGGAAACTTGCTGCACGCCAGGCAACTAATATCTCCGACAAATAACAAAGCGGACTCTTGTATTACCACATATTATTTTCATTAATTTCTTGTAGGAAAACTATAAGATATTAAGTGAAAAATTTATTGTTTATCCGGGATCGGTAAAAACTCAATATCTTATTTCGCATAACCTGTAACTTACATAAGAATAGTTTGTTATTTTGCATCTTGGTTTTGTGGGTAACAAATAATTTTCATGGAAAGATTTACTGGTCTGTTTGGTATTGCATTGATTTTGGGGATTGCTTTCGCAATGTCAAACAATCGTAAAGCAATAAATTATCGTACTGTTGGTGTTGGTCTGGCAATCCAGTTTGGGCTCGCAGTATTTATTCTCCGCACCGATACGGGTCAGGCCATTTTTCAGTGGTTAGGAGCAAAGGTTCAAAAATTACTTTCTTTTTCAGATAAAGGTGCTGATTTCGTGTTTGGTACGCTTGTTCGTCCTGATTTAATGCAGAAGGCATTTGGACCAGGAAATGATTTTGTGTTTTTCTTCAAAGTAATTCCGACCATTATTTTCGTGGCGGTTCTTGTCAATATGCTTTACCATTTAGGCATTATGCAGCGTGTAGTTTCCATCATGGCGCGCGGCGTATATTGGTTGATGGGTGTGAGTGGTGCGGAAGCAGTTTCCAATGTTGCGAGTACTTTTGTGGGTCAGGTTGAGGCGCAGATCATGATCAAGCCTTACCTGAAAAATATGACGAATTCGGAACTTCTGGCTTCAATGACAGGAAGTTTTGCCTGTATCGCTGGTGGTGTTATGGCGGTTTATATTTCTCTTGGCGTGCCTGCTCCCTATTTAATTGCGGCCAGTTTAATGGCTGCTCCAGGAGCATTGGTAATCTCCAAAATCGTATTTCCTGAAACAGAACAATCGAATACAAAAGGTGCTGTAAAACTTGAAATTAAGAAATCCCACGCTAATTTACTGGACGCAATTGCAGCAGGAGCGGGTGAAGGTTTGAAAGTTGGATTCAATGTTATTGCGATGTTGATCGGGTTTATCGCATTGGTAGCGCTTCTTGATTATTTGTTGGGTTTAATTGGAGGTATTTTTTCTTTCCCACAACTAAGTTTCAATTTCGTTCTGGGTAAAATATTTTCTGTTTTTGCCTGGGCGATGGGTGTTCCTTCGAAAGATATCGAAGCGGCCGGTTCTTTGATGGGTACTAAAATGGTAATCAATGAATTTGTTGCTTATCTGGATATGGTAAAGATGAAAGAAACGCTGGATCACAAAACAATCGTGATCACCAGTTTTGCATTGTGCGGTTTTGCCAATTTTAGTTCAATCGCGATTCAGGTTGGAGGAATTGGAGAATTGGCTCCATCACGCCGGGCAGATTTGGCGCGTCTGGGTTTTAAGGCTCTAATCTGCGGAACGCTTGCTTCTTATATGTCGGCGACTTTGGCGGGATTGCTTTTGTAATCGTTATTAACTTATTGAAATTCTTGAAAGAGTTGGCTTTTCAAAAGCTGACTCTTTTTCTTTTTTGGGATTCGTGAGATTAATTATATTTCTACCAACTTCAACCGAATTGCTTCCAAAACCATCCCAACCCTGCTTTTGACATTCATTTTTTGAAAAACAGATTCACGGTAGCCGTCAACAGTTCTGGGACTTACACACATCTTATCGGCTACCTCAACGTAAGTCAGGTCACTGCATGAAAGCGTGATGAAATTAATTTCCCGTTCATTCAGGCCAAGCTTGTCCAATGGACTTTGTAAAGAATCAGGGTTCAGACTTTTGATCAGTTGGCTTGTTATATATTCTGTGTAATAAAAACCTTTTTGAACAATTGAATCCAGCGCTTGTTTTAATTCATGCGGTTTACAGCCTTTCAAAAGATACCCACGTGCACCATTCCGAAGCATTTTGACGATGGATTCTTCCTTATCATTCATCGAAAGAGCAAGGATCTTGATTTCCGGATAGTTATTTTTAAGCCATGAAGCCGTTTCGTAGCCGTCCATTTCAGGCATATTGATATCCAGCAATACGATGTCCGGAATCATTTTAAGCTTGATTCGGTGAATTAGTTCTTTGCCGTTGGATACTTCATACAGTACCTCATACTCCTCATATTTCTGCACTAACCCTGAAAGTGCTTTTGCCATCAATTCATGATCGTCAACAATAGCAATAGTTTTTGTTGTGATGTTCATGTTAGGAATGTACTTAATATGTGTTGTCTTAAATTAGGTGTTAACACTATTCTTTATTGGTACTTCAATGTCAAGAAATGTGCCTTTTCCAATGGAAGATTCCAAATTGCATTTGGCACCAATCAGCTCACAACGCCGAGCCATATTACGAAGGCCGGCTCCTGAATTAAGGAGGTTGTGCGTTGTAACTTTTTCATAATCAAATCCTTTTCCGTCGTCCGATAAAGTCAGGTTGAAATGTGCCAAGCCATAATTCAATTTCACAATAATATTCTTAGCCTCTGAATGTTTGAGCGAATTATTTAGAAATTCCTGAAAAATACGGAACAAAATTATTTCACGCTCATAACCCAAAGTATACGACTCTCCGGTTAAAGTAATTTCTGTTTCAAATTTTTTAGTTTTACGGATTCGCTGTAATTCATGCGTCATGCTTTCCTGCAAGCCAAATTGTTGCACAAAATCACCATCCAGACTTTTGGTTAGCGAGCGTAGATCCTGAATTGACTGACCAATGATTTCATTTGTTTGTTGAATATATTCCTGGCTTTCCGGTTCTATACCAATTCCCTCCAGAATATTGAGATTGATCTTCGCAACAGAAAGTAACTGGCCAATATTATCATGCAATTCCTCGCCAACTTGCTGGAGGGTTGAGTTTTGGACTTCTATTTGGGATTTGAGGATTTCCTG
The nucleotide sequence above comes from Dyadobacter subterraneus. Encoded proteins:
- a CDS encoding response regulator transcription factor, which produces MNITTKTIAIVDDHELMAKALSGLVQKYEEYEVLYEVSNGKELIHRIKLKMIPDIVLLDINMPEMDGYETASWLKNNYPEIKILALSMNDKEESIVKMLRNGARGYLLKGCKPHELKQALDSIVQKGFYYTEYITSQLIKSLNPDSLQSPLDKLGLNEREINFITLSCSDLTYVEVADKMCVSPRTVDGYRESVFQKMNVKSRVGMVLEAIRLKLVEI
- the metH gene encoding methionine synthase is translated as MITAQKFDIREILKERILVLDGAMGTMIQRYKLEDYDYSGERFKDWGHDVKGNNDLLSLTRPDVIKEIHAAYFEAGADIAETNTFSGTTIAMADYGMEELVYELNFESARIAREVADDFTEREPDKPRFVAGSIGPTNRTASLSPDVNNPGYRAITFDQLVTAYYEQIKGLTDGGCDLLLVETVFDTLNAKAALFAIDKFFTDAKNGLVEVLPSWKTGADGFLPIMVSGTITDASGRTLSGQTTEAFLTSISHLPLLSVGLNCALGADLMRPYVQILANNSPFYTSAHPNAGLPNEMGEYDESPEQMGEVIDGFLRDNLINIIGGCCGTTPGHIRVIADLAGKYKPREIPKSEKTLKLSGLEPMDITKMTNFVNIGERCNVSGSKMFARLIRTGKFDEALAIARDQVENGAQVIDINMDEGMIDGVEAMKTFVNLIAAEPDISRVPLMIDSSKWEVIEAGLKCTQGKAIVNSISLKEGEEKFKESARAVLRYGAAAVVMAFDEIGQADNLERRKEICSRAYRILVDEVGFPPQDIIFDPNILTVATGMEEHNNYAVDFIESVKWIKENLPYAKVSGGVSNVSFSFRGNELVREAIHTAFLYHAIRAGMDMGIVNAGQLGIYDEIPKDILELVEDVLLNRNAEATEKLVSFAETVKDKGKVATGPDLSWRELPVRERISHALVKGNAEYIEIDVEECLPMFSRPLEIIEGPLMDGMSIVGDLFGEGKMFLPQVVKSARVMKKAVAFLQPYIEAEKQEGSSFAGKILLATVKGDVHDIGKNIVGVVLGCNNYEIIDLGVMVPTDKILAAAIEHNVDIIGLSGLITPSLDEMVGVAKEMERRHFKMPLLIGGATTSRIHTAVKIDPNYSGAVIHVLDASRSVPVAGKLIQSDLSQAQVLTDIKGEYAKLRDDHAKRGGEKAHHSIEKSRENKVKIDWKDFKAIKPQFLGMRVYDDYDLAEISKYIDWTPFFQTWQLHGKYPKIFEDKVVGEEATRLFEDAAVLLGQIIRDKSLKARAVLGFWPANSIGDDIVLHHYEEEVKQTSCERHGSHEHIEYKISQHTLEQVNGGELVNDTMKVLHHLRQQTEKAKGLANYCLSDFVAPLESGHLDYIGGFAVTAGIGIEALIEKFEADHDDYNSIMVKALADRLVEALTELMHERVRKEIWGHSPEEDFTNEELIKEAYTGIRPAPGYPASPDHTEKRMLFDLLEAERLGITLTESYAMYPASSVSGWYFSHPESRYFPVGKIFKDQVEDYARRKNMPLEEIEKWLAPVLGY
- a CDS encoding NupC/NupG family nucleoside CNT transporter, which gives rise to MERFTGLFGIALILGIAFAMSNNRKAINYRTVGVGLAIQFGLAVFILRTDTGQAIFQWLGAKVQKLLSFSDKGADFVFGTLVRPDLMQKAFGPGNDFVFFFKVIPTIIFVAVLVNMLYHLGIMQRVVSIMARGVYWLMGVSGAEAVSNVASTFVGQVEAQIMIKPYLKNMTNSELLASMTGSFACIAGGVMAVYISLGVPAPYLIAASLMAAPGALVISKIVFPETEQSNTKGAVKLEIKKSHANLLDAIAAGAGEGLKVGFNVIAMLIGFIALVALLDYLLGLIGGIFSFPQLSFNFVLGKIFSVFAWAMGVPSKDIEAAGSLMGTKMVINEFVAYLDMVKMKETLDHKTIVITSFALCGFANFSSIAIQVGGIGELAPSRRADLARLGFKALICGTLASYMSATLAGLLL
- a CDS encoding nuclear transport factor 2 family protein, with product MKRNILIFVFLILAATSFKYRSKTQAGILNPDSRVLIEQTADSSNDPVTIVKTENDEIRSLDNQEREAYIKKDTVTLSRLWSPNLIVTNPDNSVKTISDIKNDFSKSSKSIPAFDRIIEKITINDNVAIVMGHENAITSNALEFKEKNINRRFSNIWMKDGSTWKLAARQATNISDK
- a CDS encoding sensor histidine kinase — translated: MSNDNVALMVISLTAILLLLGTYIIIFLFIFRRRQMNNDLEKATLQAQFSQEILKSQIEVQNSTLQQVGEELHDNIGQLLSVAKINLNILEGIGIEPESQEYIQQTNEIIGQSIQDLRSLTKSLDGDFVQQFGLQESMTHELQRIRKTKKFETEITLTGESYTLGYEREIILFRIFQEFLNNSLKHSEAKNIIVKLNYGLAHFNLTLSDDGKGFDYEKVTTHNLLNSGAGLRNMARRCELIGAKCNLESSIGKGTFLDIEVPIKNSVNT